One Brassica napus cultivar Da-Ae chromosome C4, Da-Ae, whole genome shotgun sequence genomic region harbors:
- the LOC106429386 gene encoding F-box protein At2g21930-like, protein MKKRKKKGKRKKADFWPFTLFSAMERQKSKLAKNNNMSDDVRTSGVGSIPLDLIPEILKDLPVKTLAWFLCVSKPWGCIIRNRDFVKFYLIKSSTHPQSLIFAFKSRRHSKHFFFSSSQHQDRDESSLSCVASYHMKCHSQPYTAITPSVHGLICYGPPSKLMVYNPSTRRSIALPIIDAHRLRMYHYLGYDPIGGDYKMLCMSRGMHARRGRGLAHKIQVLTLGNGSSWRMIEDCPPPHSPESPHICIDGVLFYGGYLDTSTRLLRKDHVVMSFDVRSEKFGIIKVPSERATRFTRMTRYNRKLALMFTGYGGFGCGYSGYIELWVLEDAARHEWSNKNFVLPRLASRDTLFQVFCAIDDSGEFVLAPETLRAPTFYVMYYDPNKNSMRRVDIEGIADKKLQFWDDDSDRRTISIFPGHVENLLFL, encoded by the coding sequence atgaaaaaaagaaaaaaaaaaggaaaaagaaagaaagctgACTTTTGGCCGTTTACCCTGTTTTCTGCCATGGAAAGACAGAAGTCGAAGCttgcaaaaaataataacatgtCCGATGATGTAAGAACAAGCGGAGTAGGTTCGATTCCGCTTGATCTCATCCCAGAGATACTCAAAGATCTACCTGTTAAAACCCTAGCATGGTTTCTTTGCGTATCAAAGCCCTGGGGATGCATCATTCGCAACCGCGATTTCGTGAAATTCTACTTGATCAAGTCTTCAACTCATCCACAAAGCCTCATCTTCGCATTCAAGAGCAGGCGTCACAGtaaacatttcttcttctcATCGAGTCAACACCAAGATAGAGATGAATCATCATTATCTTGTGTAGCAAGTTACCATATGAAATGCCATTCTCAACCTTACACAGCTATTACTCCATCTGTCCACGGTTTGATTTGCTATGGACCTCCTTCTAAGCTCATGGTGTACAACCCTAGCACTAGACGGTCCATTGCTTTGCCCATTATAGATGCTCACAGGCTACGAATGTACCACTACTTGGGTTATGATCCCATCGGTGGTGACTACAAAATGTTGTGTATGAGTAGAGGCATGCACGCTCGTAGGGGACGAGGCTTAGCCCACAAGATTCAAGTTTTGACATTGGGAAACGGGAGTTCGTGGAGGATGATTGAAGATTGTCCTCCTCCTCACTCTCCTGAATCACCTCATATATGTATAGATGGTGTTTTATTCTATGGAGGTTATTTGGACACAAGTACTCGTCTCCTTCGTAAAGATCATGTAGTCATGAGCTTTGATGTTAGGTCTGAAAAATTTGGTATTATCAAAGTACCATCAGAAAGAGCAACAAGGTTTACAAGAATGACAAGATACAATCGGAAGCTTGCTCTCATGTTCACTGGATATGGTGGATTTGGTTGTGGTTACTCTGGCTATATCGAGTTGTGGGTTTTAGAGGATGCTGCAAGACATGAATGGTCCAATAAGAATTTCGTTTTGCCTAGATTAGCTTCCAGGGATACCTTGTTTCAAGTATTCTGTGCCATTGATGATTCAGGCGAGTTTGTTTTGGCACCAGAAACTTTGCGCGCACCAACGTTTTATGTTATGTATTATGATCCTAACAAAAATAGCATGAGAAGAGTCGACATTGAAGGGATCGCAGATAAGAAGCTTCAGTTTTGGGATGATGACTCGGATCGTCGTACAATTTCTATCTTCCCTGGTCATGTTGAGAATCTCTTGTTTCTCTAA
- the LOC125586131 gene encoding protein Daple-like codes for ILESKLAESGDFEEEVKFLREELCMSKSEHLLLLQELESKETELQCSSLSVEKLEETISSLTLESLCEIESMKLDISALEQALVDAMRIQEESIQEKDQLRGVIEEVQFQSREAQEKAKSVEKLNEELRKRIAGSEKSIKEFFQSTKERLESENEEQPPLNGECFFAELSHVFPLSSEVRECFDAIIKRLELPRNVTLIDKMEGMGKQIQLQEDLVKRLKEELKEEKLKAKEEAEDLTQEMAELRYKMTCLVDEERKRRVCVEQASLQRIAEVETQMKRETNKRSSTDMLPLSVL; via the exons ATTCTTGAATCCAAATTGGCTGAATCAGGGGACTTTGAAGAAGAAGTTAAATTCTTGAGAGAGGAGTTGTGTATGTCTAAATCCGAgcatttgttgttgttgcaagAACTCGAGAGCAAAGAGACAGAGCTACAGTGTTCGTCTCTTTCTGTGGAGAAACTGGAGGAGACCATCTCGTCCTTAACGTTGGAGTCCTTGTGTGAGATAGAAAGCATGAAGCTTGATATATCAGCTTTGGAGCAAGCACTCGTTGATGCGATGAGAATCCAAGAGGAAAGCATCCAAGAGAAAGATCAGTTGAGAGGAGTAATCGAAGAGGTTCAGTTTCAGTCTCGAGAGGCGCAGGAGAAGGCTAAGTCCGTTGAGAAGCTAAACGAAGAGCTGAGGAAGAGAATCGCCGGTTCTGAAAAGAGTATCAAAGAGTTTTTTCAAAGTACTAAAGAACGGTTGGAAAGTGAAAACGAAGAGCAGCCACCTCTAAATGGAGAGTGTTTCTTCGCTGAATTGAGCCATGTGTTTCCATTGTCCAGTGAAGTTCG TGAATGTTTTGATGCAATTATCAAGAGACTAGAACTTCCCCGAAATGTAACTTTGATTGATAAAATGGAGGGTATGGGGAAACAGATACAGCTGCAGGAAGATCTTGTGAAGCGGCTCAAG GAGGAACTGAAAGAGGAGAAACTGAAGGCGAAGGAAGAAGCGGAAGACCTTACGCAAGAAATGGCTGAACTAAGGTATAAGATGACATGTTTGGTCGATGAAGAACGCAAACGCCGTGTGTGCGTAGAGCAAGCGTCGTTACAGAGAATCGCAGAAGTGGAAACACAg ATGAAGAGAGAGACGAACAAGCGCTCTTCCACAGATATGCTACCTCTTTCCGTGTTATGA
- the LOC125586316 gene encoding golgin subfamily B member 1-like: ILESKLAESGDFEEEVKFLREELCMSKSKHLLLLQELESKETELQCSSLSVEKLEETISSLTLESLCEIESMKLDISALEQALVDAMRIQEESIQEKDQLRGVIEEVQFQSREAQEKAKSVEKLNEELRKRIAGSEKSIKEFFQSTKERLESENEEQPPLNGECFFAELSHVFPLSSEGRECFDAIIKRLELPRNVTLIDKMEGMGKQIQLQEDLVKRLKEELKEEKLKAKEEAEDLTQEMAELRYKMTCLVDEERKRRVCVEQASLQRIAEVETQMKRETNKRSSTDMLPLSVL; encoded by the exons ATTCTTGAATCCAAATTGGCTGAATCAGGGGACTTTGAAGAAGAAGTTAAATTCTTGAGAGAGGAGTTGTGTATGTCTAAATCCAAgcatttgttgttgttgcaagAACTCGAGAGCAAAGAGACAGAGCTACAGTGTTCGTCTCTTTCTGTGGAGAAACTGGAGGAGACCATCTCGTCCTTAACGTTGGAGTCCTTGTGTGAGATAGAAAGCATGAAGCTTGATATATCAGCTTTGGAGCAAGCACTCGTTGATGCGATGAGAATCCAAGAGGAAAGCATCCAAGAGAAAGATCAGTTGAGAGGAGTAATCGAAGAGGTTCAGTTTCAGTCTCGAGAGGCGCAGGAGAAGGCTAAGTCCGTTGAGAAGCTAAACGAAGAGCTGAGGAAGAGAATCGCCGGTTCTGAAAAGAGTATCAAAGAGTTTTTTCAAAGTACTAAAGAACGGTTGGAAAGTGAAAACGAAGAGCAGCCACCTCTAAATGGAGAGTGTTTCTTCGCTGAATTGAGCCATGTGTTTCCATTGTCCAGTGAAGGTCG TGAATGTTTTGATGCAATTATCAAGAGACTAGAACTTCCCCGGAATGTAACTTTGATTGATAAAATGGAGGGTATGGGGAAACAGATACAGCTGCAGGAAGATCTTGTGAAGCGGCTCAAG GAGGAACTGAAAGAGGAGAAACTGAAGGCGAAGGAAGAAGCGGAAGACCTTACGCAAGAAATGGCTGAACTAAGGTATAAGATGACATGTTTGGTCGATGAAGAACGCAAACGCCGTGTGTGCGTAGAGCAAGCGTCGTTACAGAGAATCGCAGAAGTGGAAACACAg ATGAAGAGAGAGACGAACAAGCGCTCTTCCACAGATATGCTACCTCTTTCCGTGTTATGA